One Pogoniulus pusillus isolate bPogPus1 chromosome 22, bPogPus1.pri, whole genome shotgun sequence DNA segment encodes these proteins:
- the FABP6 gene encoding gastrotropin — MICGLKEIRFAAILLYQPHHQGNMAFAGKYEFESDENYDEFVKKIGLSSDKIELGRNCKIVTEVVQNGNDFTWTQHFPGGRTTTNAFTIDKEADMETMGGKRFKATVKMEGGKIVAEFPNYRHTAEISGGKLVEISTSSGVVYKRTSKKIA; from the exons CTGCTATTTTGCTCTACCAGCCACATCACCAGGGCAACATGGCATTCGCAGGCAAATACGAGTTCGAAAGTGATGAGAACTATGATGAATTTGTGAAGAAGATTG GTCTCTCCAGTGACAAGATTGAATTGGGAAGGAATTGCAAAATAGTCACTGAAGTGGTGCAGAATGGAAATGACTtcacctggacacagcatttcccGGGAGGCCGCACCACAACCAACGCATTCACAATTGACAAGGAAGCAGACATGGAGACAATGGGTGGTAAAAGGTTCAAG GCAACAGTTAAAATGGAAGGAGGGAAAATAGTAGCTGAGTTTCCCAACTATCGTCATACTGCGGAGATTTCTGGAGGGAAGCTAGTAGAG ATTTCTACTTCTTCTGGTGTAGTCTACAAAAGGACCAGCAAAAAGATTGCTTAA